In Candidatus Hydrogenedentota bacterium, one DNA window encodes the following:
- a CDS encoding FapA family protein, with protein MTNSVAGNAPFPDADIRVSRDRMAVFVNSTSMPSDLDAFIAWVHDELAAREIAPHLINEGIDEKIRKAAAEENAIHGVLIAEGKRPEAPVDGYIEWAGDFFKSGFVVDEETGALNYRKPAAERSVHADQRLATVHAPQPGEDGIDVFGNRVAGKKGRSTHLRAGRNVRQEGDEYYASRDGRIQWDRKSLSVDEVLVVRGGVGLKSGDIDHLGTVIVEGDVGPRSVVRATGDIEVEGIIEQADVEAGGNLVVRGGIMGRGIDKILVEGRVQAKFVIDSEVEAGHDILIDREIVQSRVKSMGSISIPNGRIVGGETVARAGFLVGQVGSEALVPTVVTAGRDFRLDDKLHILRAEIDGLFAQRERLQLKLQLASRPKRLPIPRPEDMQREDTPSLAEEVEALDRQIQALTAEAEGLKLQSQCDTRARLEILKVVYPESYLGLGDEHLHVRERFEGPVHAHLSGGKVRLRRGTEG; from the coding sequence ATGACCAATAGCGTTGCTGGAAATGCGCCGTTTCCAGATGCCGATATTCGCGTCAGCCGCGATCGCATGGCCGTATTCGTGAACAGTACCAGCATGCCCTCGGATCTTGATGCCTTTATCGCATGGGTGCACGATGAACTTGCCGCACGCGAAATAGCGCCGCACCTGATAAACGAAGGCATCGATGAGAAGATTCGCAAGGCGGCCGCCGAAGAAAACGCGATTCATGGCGTGCTCATTGCCGAAGGAAAACGGCCCGAGGCCCCCGTGGACGGCTACATCGAGTGGGCCGGAGACTTTTTCAAGTCGGGCTTCGTCGTGGACGAGGAGACGGGGGCGCTGAACTACCGGAAGCCGGCTGCTGAGCGCAGTGTTCACGCGGACCAGCGTCTGGCGACCGTGCATGCTCCCCAGCCCGGCGAGGACGGCATCGACGTATTCGGCAACCGCGTCGCGGGAAAGAAAGGCCGCTCGACGCACCTTCGTGCGGGGCGCAACGTCCGCCAGGAAGGTGATGAGTATTACGCGTCGCGCGATGGCCGCATTCAGTGGGACAGAAAATCGCTCTCAGTTGACGAAGTACTCGTGGTGCGGGGCGGCGTCGGTCTCAAGTCAGGCGACATTGACCACTTGGGCACGGTGATTGTTGAAGGGGACGTCGGTCCCCGCAGCGTGGTACGCGCGACCGGCGATATAGAGGTGGAAGGGATTATCGAACAGGCCGATGTCGAGGCCGGAGGAAACCTTGTCGTTCGCGGCGGGATCATGGGCCGCGGAATAGACAAGATTCTTGTCGAGGGGCGTGTCCAGGCGAAGTTTGTCATCGATTCCGAAGTGGAAGCGGGGCACGACATCCTGATCGACCGTGAGATAGTTCAATCGCGCGTCAAATCCATGGGTTCCATCTCGATTCCAAATGGCCGCATCGTTGGGGGGGAAACCGTGGCGCGGGCGGGATTCCTGGTGGGCCAGGTGGGCAGCGAGGCACTGGTGCCTACCGTGGTCACGGCGGGCCGCGATTTCCGGCTCGACGACAAGCTCCACATTCTTCGTGCGGAAATTGACGGCTTGTTTGCCCAACGCGAGCGGCTGCAGTTGAAGCTGCAGCTCGCCTCAAGACCCAAGCGGCTGCCAATACCGCGCCCGGAAGACATGCAACGCGAGGATACTCCCAGCTTGGCGGAAGAAGTGGAGGCGCTCGACCGGCAGATCCAGGCGCTGACGGCCGAAGCCGAGGGACTCAAGCTGCAGTCACAGTGCGACACCCGCGCCCGGCTTGAGATACTCAAGGTCGTCTATCCGGAAAGCTATCTTGGCCTGGGCGACGAACACCTCCATGTGCGCGAACGCTTCGAAGGGCCCGTGCACGCCCACCTGTCGGGCGGCAAAGTCCGGCTTCGGAGAGGGACCGAGGGGTGA
- a CDS encoding metallophosphoesterase, whose protein sequence is MARVCVVSDLHLFCRRSEAHLHARALEQAISESDTCILNGDIVDFRWSVFESMERTVREAIAWLGTLVARHPHCHFHYIFGNHDSVRPFIDRLEAFAASTPNLSCHHDLFRLNAAVFLHGDVADRKMTRAEFEAARRVWHFDRKRGRLVNRIYDLAFWLGAHRTVPRIVFPRKAVAERLLHYLDDVGHGRDSGVTDVYYGHTHVAVRGFHYEGMFFHNGGAAMRRVGFSILRATV, encoded by the coding sequence ATGGCAAGAGTTTGCGTTGTTTCTGATCTTCACCTCTTTTGCAGACGGTCTGAGGCGCACCTGCACGCCCGCGCTCTCGAACAGGCCATCTCGGAGTCCGACACGTGTATCTTGAATGGTGATATCGTCGACTTTCGATGGAGCGTGTTCGAATCCATGGAACGCACGGTCCGTGAGGCCATTGCCTGGCTGGGCACCCTTGTCGCGCGTCATCCCCACTGCCATTTCCACTATATTTTCGGCAACCACGACAGCGTCAGGCCTTTTATCGACAGGCTGGAGGCTTTCGCGGCCAGCACCCCAAACCTCAGTTGCCACCATGACCTGTTTCGCTTGAATGCCGCGGTGTTCCTTCATGGTGATGTGGCGGACCGCAAGATGACCCGGGCGGAATTCGAGGCCGCGAGGCGGGTATGGCATTTCGATCGCAAACGCGGCAGGCTGGTGAACCGGATCTACGACCTGGCGTTCTGGCTGGGAGCCCACCGCACGGTCCCCCGCATTGTCTTTCCTCGGAAGGCCGTGGCGGAACGGTTGCTCCATTACCTCGACGATGTCGGGCACGGCCGGGATTCCGGCGTCACGGACGTCTACTACGGCCATACCCATGTCGCCGTGCGCGGATTCCACTACGAAGGCATGTTTTTCCACAACGGCGGCGCAGCCATGCGCCGAGTGGGGTTCTCCATCCTGCGCGCAACGGTATAG